The Callospermophilus lateralis isolate mCalLat2 chromosome 4, mCalLat2.hap1, whole genome shotgun sequence genomic interval GGAGGGGTCTACACCTGGGTGTGGGCCAGCCAGGGCCGTGTGGTCAGCGTGGTGTGGAGGTCCTGCCcaggccagcagcagcagcattcgCAGAGCCATGTGCCCCTTTGAGCTCTGTGGCCACCAGTACGCTCAGCTCCTGCTCGGCCGGCCTCTGGGGGCCTTGACCCTCACTAGGGTCTTCCTGCTTGTCTTCATGCCCAAAATGAGCAGGGTCTGTCTCACCAGCTCCTCATGGTGGCGAGATGGGATGGGCCTGCTGGGCGTGGCAGGTTCTGTCCACACCAGTGTCCTGGAGGTGAGGATGCTTTCAGGCACTGGGCAGGCCAGGCAGATGCCCTGGAGGTCAACCTGGACTGACCTTAGGGGATATGAGGACTGGGATGGAGGTAACATTAGAGATGAGCTCCAAAAGATCCTTGTTGCTGAACTCCCAGTGATGAGTCATGCAAGGCCAGCGCTGGGGGGCCACCCTGACTGTCCCTGTCACTTTCAGGGCAGCAGGTGGCATGAGGCGTGGGAACATGGGCCACCTCACGCGCATCGCCAATGCAGTGGTGCAGAACCTGGAGCGGGGGCCTGTGCAGACCCACATCAGTGAGGTCATCCGAGGTGAGCCTGCCACCTGCCACCCTCTGCCCTCTGTCCCAGCAGGTGGCATCTGCACTGATACAGAATGGGTGGTGCCACCACCTTTGTCTTCTTAGCTCCTCACGGTGTTCTCCCTCGAGTGGGCCCAGGAGCCACTCTGGTCAGACTCTGGAGGCCCTGTCAGCTCCTGAGCAGAGGTCAGGACACTCGGCTCCGTCAGTATTGGTGCTCAGACCTGGAGCTCACATGCCGTCAGAGCCCTGCTGACTGACCTCCTGTCCATGTTCCAGCTCTGCTCGGGTCCTGCGGGCTTGGAGGGCTTCCAAGCCTGAGTCTCAGGGGAGAGGATCAGGTGGCATCCTGTTCCCTAGAAGCAGGCAGTGGGGACTGAGCCTGCCGGAGCCTCAGCCCCGTAGGGGTGGCAGATCAGCAGAGCCCCGTCACAGCCGTGCTGTGCACCCCAGCACCCCTGAGTGCAGCCCCCAGGTGTTCCTTCCTGCCTTTCTTGAGCACGGGGTCTGACTCAGTGGCCACATCCACATCTCCGTGCTGTGGACTCTTGTCATCCGGCCTGAGGGCACAACTGAGAGCCTGGGTGGGCGTTGAGAGGGGGCCCAGCAGAGTTGACTGGGATGTGCCCACTTTCCTTGAGGCATGCCTAGGCCGTGGCTCTGGAGATGCCCAGGAATGGCATCAGCTCCGATCAGCACCCTGAATTGCTGGCAGGAGTCTGGGAGGCCTGGTAGTCCTGGGGAGGACTATAGGGCTGGGCATGGGCATAATAGGTAGATGAGTTAGGTGGGCCCAGCACGTGTGGCCAAGGAGGTATTGCTCATGGCCTTCCTGACTGGCCTCCTGGGAAGGTGTGAGGTGAGAAAGCTCAGGTGGTGCTCCTGCCCCCTAGGACCAGAGCGGGTAGTCTTTCAATCATACTGCAGTAGCCTCTGGTGAGGTTGAGCCTGCTGGCCCACCGTAGCATGGATGAGTATATGTGGTCCTCGGGAGGGGCCAGCACGCCTGGGGAGATCCCCCTGCAACTGTAGGACAAAGCAAATGGGGTGTGGCTTGGTGTGGACAGGCCCTCCCCAGGATGGGGCCACGAAGAGAGATGGGGGCAGAGGAGAGACTCTTGGCCTGTCATTCCTCACTGTCCTCAGATCATGAATGCCTGGGCTTCAGCCTCCCAGGGAAAACACACTCTCACAGGCCTGTAGGACACTGCTGAGCAGAGCCCAggagggtgcagaccaagacgccTTCTCAGACCCCACTGAGGGTTTGTGTGCTCAGGCTCCAGCCAGCCGGCTCCCAGCCGGGACGCCCACTGAGGTTCCTGCATCCCATGCTCACTGGGCCCGTGGCCCTGCAGGACTGCACACCACACACAGCTCTGTTGGCCTCCTCCCAGGCCAGCTTTGAGCTCTCAGGGGCTGGCCAGAGAAGCACAGCCCATCCCTCCCTGGACCAGGGTGCCCCTGCTGTCCTGGACCTGGGTGCTGGCGCTGTTCACACAGTTCCAGGGACTCACCAGGCAGCACTCTCCCTACAGGGCTCCCTGCAGATTGCCGTGGACGCTGGGAAAGCTTTGTAGAGGAGACGCTGACAGAGACCAACCGCAGGAACACCGTGGACCTGGTGAGAAGCCCAGGCTGCTGCTGCCGCACAGCCACAGCTGAGGACAGACGTCCTGGTGCTCTGCCCTGCAGCAGGGGGAGGTGCCAGGACAGCACTGCACCTGGGCCACATGCTCCCAGCTGCTCGTCTCACATGCACGTGCCCCTGTGTGACCATGAGCCTGTGGCCTGGTGTCTGGCCTGCTGTCTGTGACACAGGCTCCGCCCCTGCCGCACCAGGCTGGCTCCTCAGGGCTTCTGTGTTGACCTCTGAGGCCTCCCTCCTATGTCAGGAGCGGAGGCTCCTCTGGAAGGGTTCCTTGTGCTGGAGCACGCTGTGCACAAGTGCACAGGAGCTGGGCAGCCCTGGGCCTCAGCCTCCTCTGGTCTTCCCTCACAGCACAGCCTCCTAGGCCCAGAAAGCAGACAAGTGCCAGGCTGGACCCTGGCTGGGCTGGGCGGGGTCTGGGGCGCCCGGGCAGCTCACTTGCCCACCCCGTCTGGCCTGTGTTTTAGGTGAGCGCTCACCACCTTCACTCCTCGAGTGAGGACGAGGACGTTGAGGGTGCTTTCCCTAACGAGCTGTCCCTTCAGCAGGTGAGGGCATGGCCGGCACTCTGCACCCTGCCGGGCCCTTCCCAGAGCCCGTGCCCGTGGTAGCGCTTAGTCCCTGATGGCACCTCATAGTAAAGGGTTGTGGTGGCTCATCCCCAAGCACGTGTGGGGGAGAGGTGGGTCTGGGGCACCCCAAAGGCCCATCGGTTTGGTGCAACCGCTGGGGGCGCCGAACCTGAGTGAAGCGCGAGGCCAAGAGGACTCTGGACAGCTCAAGCCCAGACAGCCAGAGGCACTGCCTGCTTTTGCCAGAGGCTCCTGAGCTCCAGGCTGCTCTGGTTTCCAAGGAGCAGCCTCCAGGGCGAGGCCTGCTCCTCAGTggcctctcctcctcccaggcctTCTCCGAGTACCAGATCCAACAGATGACAGCCAACTTCGTGGATCAGTTTGGCTTCAATGATGAGGAGTTTGCAGACCAGGATGACAACATCAAGTGAGCCTGGCCTTGCATGTGGGTGGGCGCAATTTCCACTCCCTATGGCTTGTCCCCCCCGACCCTGCAGGCACCCAGGCCCACTGGACCAACACCAGTGGCAGAGGTGCTGAGGGTGCCCCTTGTCTTGCAGCGCCCCATTTGACAGGATCGCAGAGATCAACTTCAGCATTAATGCCGATGAGGACAGCGTGAGTGACGGGCTGCTGGGCTTGGTGGGCAGCCCTGCTGCGTACTGCTAGACAGCTCAGGCTGTGCTCAGTCCCCGTGTTGGGTGGATGAGGCTGTGGGTGACTCTGTGTCAGGACAAAGAGGGTCCCCTCGATAAAGCCCAGAATAGAGCTCCCCTATCCTGTGAGACAGCCCTCTGGGAGCCAGGTGGGGCCAAGGCTTCCCCGGGCGCACAGAGCTTGGTCTCTGTTCTGTCCTGCAGCCCAGCGCAGCTCTGTTTGAAGCCTGCTGTAGTGACCGCATCCAGCCTTTTGAtgacgatgaggaggaggacatCTGGGAGGATGAGGAGACTCGCTGCACTGCCCGGGTGGTGTCCAGAGCCAGGTGCGGGACCTGCCCAGCCCCCCAGGTCCTTCACAAGATGAGGGCAGGCATGTGAGCCTGCGCTGGACACTGTCCTTTCTCACAGTTTGGGGTCGGGAGGTGGGCCAGGAGGGCTCTGAGACTGGAGCCACACAGGCTCCTGCTGGGCAGCCTGAGCTCATTTACCAGCTCCCTGACTACGCCATGTCACCCCCACCAGGTTTGGGGCCCCCCACACCTCAGAACACTGCTCACAGAACGCCCTGGAGCATGGAGGCCAGGACAGAAAGGCAGGTTCCGAGGCAGACAGGACCGCGCCTAGGGCAGGCACCCTCCTACCCCCCGCGCAGAACGGAGGTCCCCCCTCGGAGAGCGCCTCAGAAGGTAGCACAGGGGGCCCACCAGGGACAGGGCGTTGGGAACAGGTGTGGCTTGTGGCATGCACATCTCAGGGCTTCCTGCGGAGCCCGTGTCTCCCACAGCCCCAGCCCGCGCACTCCCGGCTGCACACGCACTCATGCTGTTTCCCCGCTGTCCTGGGTGAGGGCTGGCTCATGCTGCGCAGCACGGGTGGTCTCGCCTTCCCCTCTGTTATGCTCATATGACCACATCTGCAGGGCTGGTGTCCACCCAGTCTGTTGGGAAAGGCTCTCCCCAGCAGTCTGGACAGTGTCTGGACACAGCCCCATCACCCCCTCAGAAACACTCAGTGGCACAACCCCACAACCCCACACCCCTCTCAGGACCTCTGCCCACCTCTGCCCCTGGGACACTGCCAAGGTGCTGAGGACTCTGGTCGGGTGGTGCTGGCCCCTTACTGAGGATACTAAAAGCAAGGGCAGTGGGCTGAAGGCAGGGATACCCAGGATAGGAAGGCACTGTGCCAAGGCCAGGGATAGGGCAGTGGTACCCTGCTCCTGCCACGCCTCGCTGAGTCTTGTCCTGGGTTGGGACAGTGGATGGAGCATGGGAGCAACCATGTCACCTCCACGCACCCATCAGGTCCCCTGGAGGGTCCTCCAGGTGCCCTGCTGAGAACTATATCAGTAGGCATAGGGGTGTCCCGGGCCTGAGGCCAGCTGCTCTCTGGTGGAGAGTCCCTCCCGGGTCCCTGGGTCTGCTGAGTACTGTTTCCTCATGTGCCTCAGGCAGGGAAGGCTCAGGGTCAGGGTCTCCTTCCTAGGAGCACCTCTGTCCTTCCAAACCCTGGGGAGCCCCTGGTGCAGACATGGCCTGCCGTGGCCCACAGCACTCCAGGCCTGCCTGTGTCTGACTCCTGTGGCTCTCCAGCAGGTGCTGCATGGACAGCAGTGTTTGATGAGCCAGGGAACCCGACGCCCCCAGCCCCCAGAGCTCTGAAGGACGTGGGTTCCAGTGTGTGGGCGGCCAGTACCTCCACTCCAGAGGAGAAGGGCTGGGCCAAGTTCACCGACTTCCAGCCTTTCTGCTGGTAATGGACACATCAGAGTGTGGGGTCATGCCAAGAACTGCCTTTGGAGGTCAGGGTGTGGCTGACCTCAAGGACTCAGCCTGTCCTCGTCTTCATTTGCAGCTCCGAGTCAGGGCCCAGGTGCAGCAGTCCTGTGGATGTGGACCATAGCCATGTGGAGGCAGGCCAGAGCCCAGACCCAGGGACATCCTGTGAGTCCAATCAGCAGCACCCCAGGCTCCTGTGGGGGCCTGGCATCATGCAGCCCCAGGCTGAGCCAGGGCGGCCTCCCTGTGGGGCAGTGGGAGGCAGTGGCCAAGGCCCTATCTCAGTGGTGATAAACTTGTGGGGTCAACACTGCCATGTGCACATGGAGGTACTTGCCTCCCCTTGTGCCTGGAACGTGTATGTCACCAGGAAGGCCCCCTCACAAGGTCATTGGAATCCACCAGTGGACAGCCCCTGCTGGAGCAGTGAGGCCCCTGGGCTTCCCCCACATCCAGAGCTGTACAGTCTGCATGATCCAGATGTGCACCTTGGGCAGCAACTTTGGGGTCCTGGCATGAAGCAGCATGTGGCTGGGCCAGGGCAGGGCAGGAAGACAGCCTGGAGCCTGATCTGAGGCCTTGGCCCCATTCCTTCTTCCTCTGGTAGGATAAACCCAAAAGCTCCCTGAGAAGATGCCTCAGAACTTCGGGCAGAGGCAGGCACTGCCTGGTACTTCTGTCCTGTGTGCAGGCTTGAATGACATGGTGGCAGAACCAACTGAGGCTGAATGGGACCCTCCCCGAGTCTCACATCCACCCAGACTTAGAGGGTGGGGGACGGTCCACGTGGGGGCCCACAGCAGTGCAGGTGGTTCCTGTGCACACAGACCCTTGCAGGACACACACGTACGGGTAAAGCACTGGGGCCACGCCAGATGCCTCTGCCACCTGTGCCCAGTGAGCCTTGTGGCCCCAGCCTCGTGGTCACAGCAGCCTCCTTGCTTTGCAGCTGGTCCTGCCTCCCCTTGTGCCTGGAACGTGTGTGTCACCGGGAAGGCCCCCCTGGTGACCTCTGATGGTGAGGACAACGAGCAGAAGGTGGCCCGCACCATGGGAGCTGTGAGCACAGGCCCAGGCCGAGAGGGATTCCTGCCACCCAGGACAGAGGCAGCTGCTGTTGGCAGGTGTGCAGGGGACGGCAGGTCTGCCTGGGCCTTGGTGCTCACTGCATGGCTTCCAGGATGGTCACCAGGCTTCCCAGCTGTTGGCTCCCCTGGGAGCGAGTGGGGGGCAGGCCAAGGGGCCGGCTGTAGGGAAGCAGCACCCAGCATTGACATGGAGGCTGGACAGAGGGCAGGggacctctttctctctcttacatAGAGTCCATTTGCTGTGTGGTTAAGACAGGGCCTGGATGTCCCAGAAACCTCAGTTGCAGAGAATACTCCGGTTGTCTCAGATCAAGGGAGGCAGGAGGGAGACATGCAGTTTTTAACTTGCTGCAGGCAAATGTGTCTGCAATCAGACCTTGCCTGCTGCCCACTCCTGGGCCGTCCTGTGCGGACTCCTGGATGCATGCCCGCCTCACTGGGGGCATGGACGCTCAGTTCATGGGCCACCTCAGGACTGCACTTGGGGTGGTGCAGCCCTGACTGGGAGGTGCTggcaggtggagagtctgaggcTCCCTCAAGGTGCCCCAGAGCAGCCCTCTCTGGAGGAAAGGGTTATGGATGTCCTCTTTGCAAAGAGGCCAGCAGCCCACTGGCCCCTCCAGCAAGCCCAGCCCCATGCATTTGCCCTCACAAGGTCATTGGAATCCACCAGCCAACAGCCCCTGCTGGCCTTTGGGGGTGTGTGAGCATAAGGAACTGTGGGAAGCTGGAAACGGGCCACCTCTGTGCAAAGGTCAAGGCAGGGCTCCTGGTAGGTCTAGGGTATAGTGGGGGATGACCCTGGGGTTAGATCCCACAGGAAGGAACAAGATGCAGACTCACGATGCTCTGCACCTGGGTGGAAAACTTGGCGTCGATGGCAGTGGCACCAGTGAGCTACTGGGTCTTCTTGTTGTGGCCTGACTGCCCAAGCACCTCACCAGCGTGCCTGGACACTAGGCCCTGATCCCAGCCTGCCCCCCTCCCCCTGCAGCTTCCTATGGCTGGGACTCCTGTGGTGGTGGGCTTGGGATGTTCCCCCCAGCCATCCCATCAGCCCTGCAGCTCTGTGCTTACAGCTCACTCCCTAGCTGAGTGTACAGCCAAGGCTCCCAGAACCCCTGGGCCCACACCCTGCCCTATGGGGCCTTGCAGCAAGGCACAGGAAAGCCTGACTTTAATTCCTTCTTAAAAGTTTAGAATCAATcactgaaattcttaaaatttttattcttttcctaaATGCTTTCTTAAAAAGCACTTAAATCTGCTGTGGAATGCAGGTGTCCTGTGCAGTCGGCCACCTTtcctgtggccatcctcacagagCTCACCATCCAGCTGTACTACTGCAGTGAGGGGAGCTTCCCCCACCCCACCAGTGCCCCTCCCTGGGTCAGATGCCCCATGCCCTGAGCCTGCAGGAGGCCTGCCCAGACCCTGAGGGGCTGTTAGACCTACCCAGAGTAGGTTTCCTCGAAGCCCAGCAGGACCCTTTCTCCTCCTGCCCTGGGGTGGTTCCcttgccccacccccagcccagtGTAAGTTTGTAGTTAAAATCATGTAGCAGAGGCATCCAGGGCTCTGGGAAAACAAGACACTTAATAATGAGCAGGTCTGAGTGCTGCTTGAAGGAGGGGGGAGATCACTATTTGGAAACAGGGCATCAGAGCTGACTGGTTGGGCCACCCAACTGAGGACAGGAGTGGGAGGGGGCTGAGGGCCATGATCCCAGGCCACTTTCTAGAGAGGTCCACCCTGCTGATCCTTGGGTGCATGAAGCTGGGCAGCATGGGTAAGTGGAGGGGGCACCCATAACTGGAGCCCATCTGCCTGCCACAGAGCCAAGTGTGCCAACAGCACACCGTTGGGGCCTGCCTGCCTCGTGCCCTCAGAAGCAACCTCCACCCCAACTGTGGCCACACCTCCCAAGGCCACTGTGGCGGCCACGGTACTCGACAAAGCAAGTCCTCCCATGGCTGTCCCAGTGGTCTCTCCTGCAGTGGCTGTGTCAGTGCCCCCAGGGCCCATCATGGTGGTCCCCACAGCAGCCCCAGCCACAGTGGCCACCATGGGGACAGCCACAAAAGACAGGTGAGAAGGTGGGGCATGGCACAGGGTGGGGAAGGACAGGCTCTGCAGGCCCCAAGTACCTCCAGCCCTGCCCCCATCTCTGCAGGAAGACTGACGCCCCACCAGAAGGAGCTGCCTTAAATGGTCCTGTGTAACGCTGCTGCCACTGGCCGTGGTTCACCCTGGTCAGGCTGCATCCTTAATCAAGAAAACTACCTGGTGATGCAATTTGttctccttttttttaatttaatttaatttaatttaattttaaaataaatgctgcATTGGTAAAGCTGGCAGTTGGAACCAGTCGGACAACCCAGCTGGTGTCTCTCCTGCCTGACCCAGAGTCTCTCGGGCCCTGCTGGAGGACAGGACACACTGGCCGCCCCCCAGGTCCAGGCCCCAGCACAGCAATAAGGTCTCAGACATGATCGCTGCCTGCAGGAGCTGGGGTTGGGGGCAAGACCCTGACGTGCCACAAGGACTTGGAAGGGCA includes:
- the Ppp6r2 gene encoding serine/threonine-protein phosphatase 6 regulatory subunit 2 isoform X10, which codes for MGTSALMDLLLRLVSCVEPAGLRQEVLHPIQEQRACRFLLPHTLAPAVHRNQWLNEEKIIQRLVELIHPHQDEDRQSNASQALCDIVRLGRDQSSQLPEALEPDPLLTTLESQDCVEQLLKNMFDGEQTESCLVSGTQVLLALLEPRRAGTEGLVDSFSQGLERPHAVSSSVLHGIEPRLKDFHQLLLHPPKKKAILTTVGVLEEPLGSARLHGARLVAALLHADTPSIHQELCRLSTMDLLLDLFFKYTWNNFLHFQVELCIAAILSHAAPEERAEAQGSHSRVEAPQGSGNGNRSLETHQPIAKLPENTMVTHLFQKCCLVQRILEAWEANDHAQAAGGMRRGNMGHLTRIANAVVQNLERGPVQTHISEVIRGLPADCRGRWESFVEETLTETNRRNTVDLVSAHHLHSSSEDEDVEGAFPNELSLQQAFSEYQIQQMTANFVDQFGFNDEEFADQDDNINAPFDRIAEINFSINADEDSPSAALFEACCSDRIQPFDDDEEEDIWEDEETRCTARVVSRARFGAPHTSEHCSQNALEHGGQDRKAGSEADRTAPRAGTLLPPAQNGGPPSESASEAGAAWTAVFDEPGNPTPPAPRALKDVGSSVWAASTSTPEEKGWAKFTDFQPFCCSESGPRCSSPVDVDHSHVEAGQSPDPGTSSGPASPCAWNVCVTGKAPLVTSDGEDNEQKVARTMGAVSTGPGREGFLPPRTEAAAVGRAKCANSTPLGPACLVPSEATSTPTVATPPKATVAATVLDKASPPMAVPVVSPAVAVSVPPGPIMVVPTAAPATVATMGTATKDRKTDAPPEGAALNGPV
- the Ppp6r2 gene encoding serine/threonine-protein phosphatase 6 regulatory subunit 2 isoform X4, with protein sequence MFWKFDLNTTSHVDKLLDREQVTLQELMDEDDILQECKAQNRKLLDFLCRPQCMEELVSLITQDPPLDMEEKVRFKYPNTACELLTCDVPQISDRLGEDESLLSLLYDFLDQEPPLNPLLASFFSKTIGNLIARKTEQVITFLKKKDKFISLVLKHMGTSALMDLLLRLVSCVEPAGLRQEVLHWLNEEKIIQRLVELIHPHQDEDRQSNASQALCDIVRLGRDQSSQLPEALEPDPLLTTLESQDCVEQLLKNMFDGEQTESCLVSGTQVLLALLEPRRAGTEGLVDSFSQGLERPHAVSSSVLHGIEPRLKDFHQLLLHPPKKKAILTTVGVLEEPLGSARLHGARLVAALLHADTPSIHQELCRLSTMDLLLDLFFKYTWNNFLHFQVELCIAAILSHAAPEERAEAQGSHSRVEAPQGSGNGNRSLETHQPIAKLPENTMVTHLFQKCCLVQRILEAWEANDHAQAAGGMRRGNMGHLTRIANAVVQNLERGPVQTHISEVIRGLPADCRGRWESFVEETLTETNRRNTVDLVSAHHLHSSSEDEDVEGAFPNELSLQQAFSEYQIQQMTANFVDQFGFNDEEFADQDDNINAPFDRIAEINFSINADEDSPSAALFEACCSDRIQPFDDDEEEDIWEDEETRCTARVVSRARFGAPHTSEHCSQNALEHGGQDRKAGSEADRTAPRAGTLLPPAQNGGPPSESASEGAAWTAVFDEPGNPTPPAPRALKDVGSSVWAASTSTPEEKGWAKFTDFQPFCCSESGPRCSSPVDVDHSHVEAGQSPDPGTSSGPASPCAWNVCVTGKAPLVTSDGEDNEQKVARTMGAVSTGPGREGFLPPRTEAAAVGRAKCANSTPLGPACLVPSEATSTPTVATPPKATVAATVLDKASPPMAVPVVSPAVAVSVPPGPIMVVPTAAPATVATMGTATKDRKTDAPPEGAALNGPV
- the Ppp6r2 gene encoding serine/threonine-protein phosphatase 6 regulatory subunit 2 isoform X3, giving the protein MFWKFDLNTTSHVDKLLDREQVTLQELMDEDDILQECKAQNRKLLDFLCRPQCMEELVSLITQDPPLDMEEKVRFKYPNTACELLTCDVPQISDRLGEDESLLSLLYDFLDQEPPLNPLLASFFSKTIGNLIARKTEQVITFLKKKDKFISLVLKHMGTSALMDLLLRLVSCVEPAGLRQEVLHWLNEEKIIQRLVELIHPHQDEDRQSNASQALCDIVRLGRDQSSQLPEALEPDPLLTTLESQDCVEQLLKNMFDGEQTESCLVSGTQVLLALLEPRRAGTEGLVDSFSQGLERPHAVSSSVLHGIEPRLKDFHQLLLHPPKKKAILTTVGVLEEPLGSARLHGARLVAALLHADTPSIHQELCRLSTMDLLLDLFFKYTWNNFLHFQVELCIAAILSHAAPEERAEAQGSHSRVEAPQGSGNGNRSLETHQPIAKLPENTMVTHLFQKCCLVQRILEAWEANDHAQAAGGMRRGNMGHLTRIANAVVQNLERGPVQTHISEVIRGLPADCRGRWESFVEETLTETNRRNTVDLVSAHHLHSSSEDEDVEGAFPNELSLQQAFSEYQIQQMTANFVDQFGFNDEEFADQDDNINAPFDRIAEINFSINADEDSPSAALFEACCSDRIQPFDDDEEEDIWEDEETRCTARVVSRARFGAPHTSEHCSQNALEHGGQDRKAGSEADRTAPRAGTLLPPAQNGGPPSESASEAGAAWTAVFDEPGNPTPPAPRALKDVGSSVWAASTSTPEEKGWAKFTDFQPFCCSESGPRCSSPVDVDHSHVEAGQSPDPGTSSGPASPCAWNVCVTGKAPLVTSDGEDNEQKVARTMGAVSTGPGREGFLPPRTEAAAVGRAKCANSTPLGPACLVPSEATSTPTVATPPKATVAATVLDKASPPMAVPVVSPAVAVSVPPGPIMVVPTAAPATVATMGTATKDRKTDAPPEGAALNGPV